The Calothrix sp. PCC 7507 DNA segment CCTGATGCAATTAAAGGTACATCAGGAGCTAGCGATCGAATACCCGTGATACACTCTGCTGTTGACAAACCCCAATCAGCAAACGTCCTCCCTAAACGGCGTTGCAAGGGATTTTCTGCTCGTTCGCTTTCTACCTTTGCCCAAGAAGTCCCACCAGCACCCGCTACATCAATCGCTGTAACCCCAGCCGCCATCAGTTTCTCTGTCATAACTGCGGAAATACCATTGCCTACTTCCTTCGCAATCACAGGTATTGGTAATTTACTGCACAAATTTGCAATTTTGTCAATCAATCCCCGAAAATCAGTATCACCACTGGTTTGAATACATTCTTGTAGTGGGTTAAGGTGCAAAATCAAAGCATCAGCCTCGAGAATATCCACCACTCGCAGACACTCATCTAAACCATACTTGTAATTAAGTTGCACAGCCCCTAAATTGGCAAATAACAGCACATCGGGAGCGTACTTGCGAACAGCGAAAGTATCAGCAACTTGGGGTTTCTCCACTGCTACCCGCTGGGAACCCACACCCATAGCAATTTTATAGTTTTGGGCAACCTTCGCTAAACGCTGGTTAATTAGTCCGGCTTGTTCCGTTCCCCCCGTCATCGAGGAGATTAACAGGGGTGAACTTAGGTGTTTCCCCAAGAAAGTAGTGCTGAGATTAATGTCGTCGCGGTTGATTTCCGGTAAGCAACAATGAGTAAAACGATAGCGTTCTAATCCGTTGGTGGCTTCGTGACACTGAACATCTTCCTCTAAGCAAATGCGGATGTGATCTGCTTTGCGTGACTGGGTTTGTGCTGAGACGCTGTTAGGGGAGTTCACTGGTAGATATGACTTCAAGGTGTTGTCATCACTATTGTTACAGTCTCAGAGATTTTGAGGAATGGGAGTTTGTGACTGAATTTTAGATTTTAGATTTTAAATTTTGGATTGAATAGCGCAAAATTGGGATTTCTTACAAGTCTCAGAGCAAACGAATTAAGCGGAAAAAGCGTTGTCCGGTTTCCGGACAAGCTATTTTTCA contains these protein-coding regions:
- the fni gene encoding type 2 isopentenyl-diphosphate Delta-isomerase; the encoded protein is MNSPNSVSAQTQSRKADHIRICLEEDVQCHEATNGLERYRFTHCCLPEINRDDINLSTTFLGKHLSSPLLISSMTGGTEQAGLINQRLAKVAQNYKIAMGVGSQRVAVEKPQVADTFAVRKYAPDVLLFANLGAVQLNYKYGLDECLRVVDILEADALILHLNPLQECIQTSGDTDFRGLIDKIANLCSKLPIPVIAKEVGNGISAVMTEKLMAAGVTAIDVAGAGGTSWAKVESERAENPLQRRLGRTFADWGLSTAECITGIRSLAPDVPLIASGGLRHGLDVATAIALGADIAGLAMPFLKAAAISEAAVEDLAEVLIAELTTVLFCTGNATLEQLKHSQSLQRRQ